The Streptomyces achromogenes DNA segment CCTCCGCCAAGGAGTTCATCGCGAACTACAAGACGGCCGGCTACAAGGACGCCTACGAGGCCTACGGCGGCCTCACCTACGACGCCACCTGGGCCGTCATCGAGGCCGTCAAGCTGGCCGTCGAAGGCAATGACGGCAAGGTCCCGGCCGAGGGCCGCAAGGCAGTCCTCGACGCCATGGCGAAGGTCAAGTTCGACGGCGTCACCGGCACCATCTCCTTCGACGAGTTCGGCGACACCACCAACCACATGATGACCGCCTACAAGGTCACCGGCGGCGCGTGGACGCCCGAATACAGCGCCGCACCCAACGTCAGCTGAACGAAGCAGGAGCAACCACTCCTCCCCACTTCACGCAGTGATCAGACCGCGCGGGAGTGCCCACCAGCGCTCCCGCGCGGCGCCATATCCGAACCACTCCACGGAGGCCCTGCGGTGCACGAACTGCCGCAACAGCTGGCCAATGGACTCATCCTCGGCGCGATGTACGGACTCATCGCGATCGGTTACACGATGGTCTACGGCATCGTTCAGCTCATCAACTTCGCCCACGGCGAGATCTTCATGGTCGGGGGCTTCGGGGCCCTCACCGTCTGGCTCATCCTCCCCGGCGGCTTCGCCCTCGGCGCAGCGATACCCCTCATGATCCTCGGCGGCGTCGTCGTCTCCGTCGCCGTCGCCACCGCGGCCGAGCGCTTCGCCTACCGGCCCCTGCGCACCGCCCCGCGACTGGCACCCCTCATCACCGCCATCGGCCTCTCCATCGTCCTCCAGCAGGCCGTATGGATGTGGTACCCCGACGCCAAGAAGGACCGCCCCTTCCCCCAGTTCGACGGCGGCCCCATCGACGTCCTCGGCGCCAACATCCAGCGCGGCGACCTCTTCGTCCTCATCGCCGCACCCCTGTGCATGGTCGCCCTCGGTTTCTTCGTCACGAAGACCCGCTCCGGCCGCGGCATGCAGGCCACCGCCCAGGACCCCGACACCGCCAAGCTCATGGGCATCAACACCGACCGCATCATCGTCATGGCCTTCGCCATCGGCGCCGCGTTCGCCGCCATCGCAGCAGTCGCCTACGGCCTCAAGAACGGCCAGGTCGGCTTCCGCATGGGCTTCCTCATGGGCCTCAAGGCCTTCACCGCAGCCGTCCTCGGCGGCATCGGCAACATCTACGGCGCCATGCTCGGCGGCCTCGTCCTCGGCGTCGCCGAATCCCTCGCCACCGGCTACATCGGCGACATCCCCGGCATGGACCTCTTCGGCGGCGGCGCCTGGAAGGACGTCTGGGCGTTCGCCCTCCTCATCCTCGTCCTGCTGTTCAGGCCACAAGGCCTGCTCGGCGAACGCGTCGCGGATCGGGCGTGATAGCGATGACCACCAACATCCCCACCCAGAAGAGCACCGACGCCGTCAAGACGCCCACCGGCGACACGGCCCCCCTCATCCCGCTGCCCGCGGCCCTCGCCCGCGTCCTCACCCTCGCCGGATCCGCCGTCGCCCTCGCCGGCACCTTCCTCGCCTGGACCTGGACCGACGAGTTCCCCGGCAACCTCACCATCACCGGCTACCCCGGCGGCCTCCAGGTCCTCACCCTCATCGGCGCCGCCCTCACCATCCTCTTCGCCCTCTCCGGGTACGGAATCCGCGGCCTGCGCTGGCTCACCCCCGGCGGCACCCACAGCCCCGCCCGCGCCACCAGCCTCGGCGTCCTCGGCGCCACCGGCTACGCCCTCGGCGCCATCAGCTACGTCCTCGGCGGCGTCGTCAACCTCGAACCCGGCGCCTGGGTCTCCGCCATCGGAGCGCTCATCGCCGCCCTCGGCGCCTTCGCACTCCCCGCCGACGTCCCCCGCGACGCCGACGACGCGACGAACCCCTGGGCCCGATTCCGCCACAGCCTCGCCGCCCCCGAACCCGGCCGCGCCAAGGAACTCCCCTCCTGGGCAGAGATCCTCATCATCTCCACGGCCTTCGGCATCGGCCTCTACGTCTTCTCCTTCGGCATCGGCATCGACACCGACAACCCCGAACTGTTCATCGGCTTCCTCATCATCACCGGGTTCAGCTTCACCGCACTCACCCGCGCCGGCCTCCTCAAGCGGCTCTCGGCACTGACGGCCAAATACCGCACCGTCACCCTCACCGCCGCCTTCGTCGCCGCGATCTGCTTCCCCTTCACCCAGACCAACGACCAGTTCGCCCTCATCGGCGCGAACATCCTCATCTTCGCCACGGTCGCCCTGGGCCTCAACGTCGTCGTCGGCCTCGCCGGCCTCCTCGACCTCGGATACGTCGCCTTCCTCGGCGTCGGCGCCTACGCCGCCGCCCTGGTCTCCGGCTCCCCCCAGTCGAGCATCGGCGTCCAGTTCCCGTTCTGGGCAGCCGTCCTCACCGGCGCCGCCGCCTCACTGATCTTCGGCGTCCTCATCGGCGCCCCGACCCTGCGGCTGCGCGGCGACTACCTCGCCATCGTCACCCTCGGCTTCGGCGAGATCTTCCGCATCACCATGAACAACCTCAACGGCAACAGCGGACCCGACGTCACCAACGGCTCCAACGGCATCCCGAACATCCCCGACCTGGAGATCTTCGGATTCGACCTCGGAATCCCGCACGACGTCCTCGGCCAGGAGCTCACCCGCTCCGGCAACTACTACCTGCTGATGCTCCTCTGCACCCTCGTCGTCGTCACGGTCTTCCGCCGCTCCGCCGACTCCCGCATCGGCCGCGCCTGGGTCGCCATCCGCGAAGACGAGACAGCCGCCACCGCCATGGGCATCAACGGCTTCCGCCTCAAGCTCCTCGCCTTCGCCCTCGGCGCCTCCCTCGCCGGCCTCGCCGGCACCGTCCAGGCACACGTCTCCTACAGCGTCACCCCCGAGCAGTACCAGTTCGCCGGCTCCGTGCCGCCCAACTCGGCCTTCCTGCTCGCAGCGGTCATCCTCGGCGGCATGGGCACCATCAGCGGGCCGCTCGTGGGCGCCGCACTGCTCTACCTCATCCCCGCCAAACTCCAGTTCATGGCGGAGTACCAGCTGCTCCTCTTCGGCGTCGCGCTCATGCTCCTCATGCGCTTCCGCCCCGAAGGCCTCGTCGCCGACCGCAGGAAGCAGCTCGAATTCCACGAAACCGGACAGCTCGACGTACCCGACGACAAGGGCCTGCCCGAGACCGCCACCGGCGTCGCCAAGGCAGGGGCGTGACCGCGATGACCACCACCACGACAACCGCCACGACCACCACGGTCCTCGACGCCTCCGGCGTCACCATGCAGTTCGGCGGCCTCACCGCCGTACGCTCCGTCGACCTCACCGTCAACAGCGGCGAGATCGTCGGACTCATCGGCCCCAACGGAGCCGGGAAGACCACCTTCTTCAACTGCCTCACCGGCCTCTACATCCCCACCACCGGCACAGTCAGCTACAAAGGCACCGTCCTCCCGCCCAAGCCCCACCTGGTCACCCAGGCCGGCATCGCCCGCACCTTCCAGAACATCCGGCTCTTCGCCAACATGACCGTCCTGGAAAACGTGCTCGTCGGACGCCACACCCGCACCCACGAAGGCCTCTGGTCCGCGCTCCTGCGCCTGCCCAGCTTCAAGAAGGCCGAAGACGCCTCCCGCGAACGAGCCATGGAACTCCTCGAGTTCACCGGCCTCGCCGCCAAGGCCGACCACCTCGCCCGCAACCTCCCCTACGGCGAACAGCGCAAGCTCGAAATCGCCCGCGCCCTCGCCAGCGACCCCGGCCTCCTCCTCCTCGACGAGCCCACCGCCGGCATGAACCCCCAGGAAACGCGCGCGGCCGAAGAACTCATCTTCGCCATCCGCGACCAGGGCATCGCCGTCCTCGTCATCGAGCACGACATCCGGTTCATCATGAACCTCTGCGACCGCGTCGCCGTGCTCGTCCAGGGCGAGAAGATCGTCGAAGGCCCCGCCGAAGTCGTCCAGGCAGACGAACGCGTCATCGCCGCCTACCTCGGCACCCCCTTCGAGGGCGCACCAGGAGCGGAAGAAGTCGCCGAAGTCGAAGCCGCGGAGGCCGCCGAGGCGCACAGCACCACGGAAGGAGACGAGAAGTGACCGCACTGCTCGAGGTCGAAGACCTCAGGGTCGCCTACGGCAAGATCGAGGCGGTCAAGGGCATCTCCTTCAAGGTCGCCGCAGGCGAGGTCGTCACCCTCATCGGCACCAACGGCGCCGGCAAGACCACCACCCTGCGCACCCTGTCCGGCCTCCTCCAGCCCCTCGGCGGCCAGATCAAGTTCGACGGCAAGGTGCTCAACAAGATCCCCGCCCACAAGATCGTCTCGCTGGGGCTGGCCCACTCCCCCGAAGGCCGCCACATCTTCCCCCGCATGACCATCGAGGACAACCTCCGCCTCGGCGCCTTCCTCCGCAACGACAAGGAAGACATCGAGAAGGACATCCAGCGCGCCTACGACCTCTTCCCCATCCTGGGAGAACGCCGAAAGCAGGCCGCAGGCACCCTCTCCGGCGGCGAACAGCAGATGCTCGCCATGGGCCGCGCCCTCATGTCCCGGCCCAAACTGCTCATGCTCGACGAACCCTCCATGGGCCTCTCACCGATCATGATGCAGAAGATCATGGCCACCATCCAGGAACTCAAGTCCCAGGGCACCACCATCCTGCTCATCGAGCAGAACGCCCAGGCGGCCCTCTCCCTGGCCGACCACGGCCACGTCATGGAGGTCGGCAAGATCGTCCTCTCCGGCACCGGCCAGAAACTCCTCCACGACGAGTCCGTCCGCAAGGCCTACCTCGGCGAGGACTGAACCACCCGCACACGACGAAGCCCGCGCCCCTTCTCCGGGCGCGGGCCTCGTCGTGTACGCGTCCATGTGACGCGGACGTCCGACTCCGTCTCGCGGACTACGCCTTGTCCGCCTTCTTCTCCTCGGCGTCCTGGATCACGGCCTCCGCCACCTGCTGCATCGACATCCGACGATCCATCGACGTCTTCTGGATCCACCGGAACGCCGCCGGCTCCGTCAGCCCGTACTCCGTCTGCAGAATCGACTTCGCCCGGTCCACCAGCTTGCGCGTCTCCAGCCGCAGCGTGAGGTCCGCGACCTCGTTCTCCAGCTCCCGCAGCTCCGTGAAACGCGAGACGGCCATCTCGATCGCCGGGACGACATCGCTCTTGCTGAACGGCTTCACGAGGTACGCCATCGCGCCGGCGTCACGCGCCCGCTCGACCAGGTCGCGCTGCGAGAACGCGGTCAGCATCAGCACCGGCGCGATGCGCTCCTCGGCGATCTTCTCCGCCGCGGAGATGCCGTCCATCTTGGGCATCTTCACGTCCAGGATGACGAGGTCCGGCTTGTGCTCGCGGGCGAGCTCGATCGCCTGCTCACCGTCGCCGGCCTCTCCGACGACGCTGTAGCCCTCCTCCTCCAGCATCTCCTTGAGGTCGAGGCGGATCAGCGCCTCGTCCTCGGCGATGACGACACGGGTCGTCAGCGGAGGTACGTGCGACTTGTCGTCGTCGGGCGCGTCCACGGGCTGGGGCGACTCGGGGGCGGTCACGGGGGCTCCTCGTTCAGGGGCAGGGGTACTGCTGACAAGAGCCTACCTAGCTGCGGTAAGGTGGGTGCGCGAGGGGTTGGACTCCTCCTTCCTTTCGAAGGCCCCAGTACTCCAACTTGGTTAGAGAGGCCGCTCTCAAACAGCGGACAGTGTGGGTTCGAATCCCACCTGGGGCACTTTTCCTTCGAATCCAAGGTGTACACCTGGAAGCGGATGTTCCCGTTCTCGTGAGCATCCGCTTTTTGCTGCGTGTCGTCGCGATCTCTCTCACACAGTGGCCGCATGTACGACGTCACTACACGCAAGCGAGCAATCTCTCTGGTCGCGCAGGGGCGCAGCCTGAACTCTGTCAGCAAGGAAACCGGTGTCTCCCGCGCAGCGATCCGTTCGCGGCATGCACGCGTTGAGCCTCGTCGACGTACGGGCCAGCCGTGCCCCCACTGCCGAGTCCTGCCAGGTCACCCTGAGGACCCGGCGGCGTACGCCTACCTCTTGGGCTTCTCTCTCGGCGACGGCTGCATCAGCGCACATACCGAGCCCTACCTCGGGCTGTCGTCCTCGCCGATGTGGTGGACTCGGACCAGGTTCGTGGAGCCCGCGACGCCGGGCGGGGAACCTGCCGTGATCACGACCACGTCGCCCTTCTCGCAGCGGCCGTACCGCAGCAGCAGTTCGTCGACCTGGTCGACCATCGCGTCCGTGGAGGCGACCGCAGGGCCGAGGAACGTCTCCACGCCCCAGGTCAGGCTCAGTTGGGAGCGGGTCGCCGGTTCCGGGGTGAAGGCGAGGACGGGGATCGGGGAGCGGTAGCGGGAGAGGCGGCGGACGGTGTCGCCGCTCTGGGTGAAGGCGACGAGGAACTTCGCGCCGAGAAAGTCGCCGATCTCGGCGGCGGCGCGGGCGACGGCTCCGCCCTGGGTGCGGGGTTTGTTGTTCTCCGTCAACTCGGGCAGGCCCTTGGCGAGAAGGTCCTCCTCCGCCGCTGTGACGATCTTGGCCATGGTGCGGACGGTCTGGACGGCGTGTTTGCCGACGCTGGTCTCGCCGGAGAGCATGACGGCGTCGGTGCCGTCGAGGACGGCGTTGGCGACGTCGCTGGCTTCGGCGCGGGTGGGGCGGGAGTGCTCGATCATGGAGTCGAGCATCTGGGTGGCGACGATGACCGGTTTGGCGTTGCGCTTGGCGAGTTTGATGGCGCGTTTCTGGACGATGGGGACCTGTTCGAGTGGCATTTCGACGCCGAGGTCGCCGCGAGCGACCATGACGCCGTCGAAGGCGGCCACGATCTCGTCGATGTTCTCGACGGCCTGGGGCTTCTCCACCTTGGCGATGACGGGGAGCCGGCGGCCTTCCTCGTCCATGATGCGGTGGACGTCGAGGATGTCGCGGCCGCTGCGGACGAAGGAGAGGGCGATGACGTCGAAGCCGGTGCGCAGCGCCCAGCGCAGGTCGTCTTCGTCTTTTTTGGAGAGGGCGGGGACGGAGACGGCGATGCCGGGGAGGTTGAGGCCTTTGTGGTCGGAGATGACGCCGCCTTCGACGACGCGGGTGTGGACGCGGGGGCCGTCGACGTGGGTGACTTCGAGGGTGACTTTGCCGTCGTCGACGAGGATGCGTTCGCCGGGGGTGACGTCGTCGGCGAGGCCTGCGTGAGTGGTGCCGCAGTGGGTGGTGTCGCCTGCGATGCCTTCTTCGACGGTGATGGTGAAGGTGTCTTCGCGTTCGAGGAGTACGGGTCCTTGGGCGAAGTGGCCGAGGCGGATCTTCGGGCCTTGGAGGTCGGCGAGGGTGCCGACGCTGTGGCCGGTTTCGTCGGCGGCTTTGCGGACGTGGCGGTAGCGCTCCTCGTGTTCGGCGTGGGTGCCGTGGCTGAGGTTGAAGCGGGCGACGTCCATTCCGGCTTCTACGAGGGCTTTGAGCTGGTCGTAGGAGTCGGTTGCGGGGCCCAGGGTGCAGACGATTTTTGCTCGGCGCATGTTTCGAGCTTATGTCTTACCGGTGGGTAGCGAATTGGGGGCACGTGACTGCTCAACAACCTTTGGGTGAAGGGTTGTTGACAACTTCTAAAGTGTGCGGGGTGCCGCTCTTCTGAGCGCGGGTTGTTTTCCGTGGGGATTATTTCCTCTTGTAGGTGAATTCCCCGAACGGGTGAATTCACCGGCGTGGTGGATTCACCGTGAAGCGTGCGGCGTCTTCGGCGCGGACGTGGATGCACTGGGGTTCGACGGAGTCGCCGCAGGACTCGAGGAGGTCGAGGGCAGTGATGTCGCGGCGGGTGAGGTCGTCGGGGGGGTGGGTGGGGAAGTCGTACGTCCCAGGTTGTCCCGGCTTTGCCGTTTCGGTGGGTGGGGGGAGGGTTCCGGTCATCAGATCGAAACCTCCGTGACCTGTTGCGGTCGGTGGTGGGCGGTGCACAATCTACGCGCGTTGGTCTACGCGCGTCGTCCGCCATCCCCGAGGAGCACGAGTCATGTCGTTGAACCGCCGGAAGTTCCTGAAGAAGTCCGCCGTGACCGGGGCGGGGGTGGCGATCGCGGGAGCTGTGGCGGCTCCGTCGGCGCAGGCCGCGGCGGCGAAGCTGCCGGGGAAGCCGGTCAAGCAGCCGAAGCGGTACGCGCTGACCGTGATGGGTACGACGGACCTGCACGGTCACGTCTTCAACTGGGACTACTTCAAGGACGCGGAGTACAAGGACGCGGCCGGCAACGCGCAGGGGCTGGCGCGGATCTCGACGCTGGTGAACGGGATCCGTGCGGAGAAGGGGCGGGAGAACACGCTGCTGCTGGACGCGGGTGACACGATCCAGGGCACTCCGCTGACGTACTACTACGCGAAGGTGGACCCGATCACCGCCAAGGGCGGTCCGGTGCATCCGATGGCGCAGGCGATGAACGCGATCGGGTACGACGCGGCGGCGCTGGGCAACCACGAGTTCAACTACGGCATCGAGACGCTGCGGAAGTTCGAGTCGCAGTTGCGGTTCCCGTTGCTGGGGGCGAACGCGGTGGACGCGAAGACGCTGCGGCCGGCGTTCCAGCCGTATGTGATCAAGACGTTCTGCGTGAAGGGCGCGCCGCCGGTGAAGGTGGCGGTGCTGGGCCTGACGAACCCGGGTATCGCGATCTGGGACAAGGCGTATGTGCAGGGGAAGCTGGCGTTCCCGGGTCTGGAGGAGCAGGCGGCGAAGTGGGTGCCGAAGCTGAAGTCGCTGGGTGCTGATGTGGTGATCGTGTCGGCGCACTCGGGTTCGTCGGGTACGTCGTCGTACGGTGACCAGCTGCCGTATGTGGAGAACTCGGCGGCGTTGGTGGCGCAGCAGGTGCCGGACATCGACGCGGTGCTGGTGGGTCACGCGCATGTGGAGATTCCGGAGCTGAAGGTCGTCAACGCGAAGACCGGGAAGACGGTCGTGCTGTCGGAGCCGTTGGCGTACGCGGAGCGGCTGTCGGTGTTCGATGTGGAGCTGGTGTTCGAGAAGGGGCGGTGGTCGGTCGAGTCGGTGTCTTCGAAGGTGCTGAACTCCAACTCGGTCGCGGACGACCCGAAGATCACGAAGTTGCTGGGTGACGAGCACGCGAAGGTCGTGGCGTACGTCAACCAGGTGGTGGGTTCGGCGACGGAGACGTTGACGACGGTGGAGGCGCGGTTCAAGGACGCGCCGATCATCGATCTGATCACGAAGGTGCAGGAGGACGTCGTCAAGGCGGCGTTGGCGGGGACGTCGTATGCGTCGCTGCCGGTGATCGCGCAGGCGTCGCCGTTCTCCCGGACATCGGAGATCCCGGCGGGGCAGGTGACGATCCGGGATCTGTCGAGTCTGTATGTGTACGACAACACGCTGGTGGCGAAGTTGATGACGGGTGCGCAGGTGCGGGCGTACCTGGAGTACTCGGCGGAGTACTTCGTGCGGACGGCGGCGGGTGCGGTGGTCGACACGGAGAAGCTGACGAACGCGGCGGGGCGTCCGGACTACAACTACGACTATGTGTCGGGTCTGTCGTACGACATCGACATCGCGCAGGCGGCGGGTTCGCGGATCAGGAACCTCACGTACAACGGGGCGGCGTTGGACGACGCGCAGCAGTTCGTGCTGGCGGTGAACAACTACCGGGCCAATGGCGGTGGCGCGTTCCCGCATGTGGCGTCGGCGCAGGAGCTGTGGTCGGAGTCGACGGAGATCCGTACGCGGATCTCGGAGTGGGTGACGGCGAAGGGTGTGCTGGACCCGAAGGACTTCGCGTCGGTGGACTGGAAGCTGACGCGTGACGGTACGCCGGTGTTCTAGGGGTTTTTGAGTTCCCTGGTTCCCTGGGGCGGTGTGTCGTGCGGTGGCCCGGTGGGTCACCGTGTGCGCACCGCCCTTCTTCGTGTGCTGGTGGTGTCTAGCGTCGGTCGACGAGGGGGGTGAGGGTGGGTGCTTGGCGGGCGGTGGGGACGCGGGGTGAGGGTTGGGGTTGTTCGAGTCCGAAGGTGGTGAAGGCGGTCCGGGTCGGCAGGGGGTAGGTCTCCTTTTCGGTGAGGGCGTTGAGGATGGTGGCGCTGCGCCAGGCGGCGAGGCCGAGGTCGGGCGCGCCTACGCCGTGGGTGTGGCGTTCGGCGTTCTGGACGTGGACGTTGCAGCCGGTGGCGGTGATGGAGGGGTCGAGGACGAGGCGGAAGTGGGCGTCGATGCGGGGGCGTTCGCTGTTGTCGCGGCGGATGTAGGGGTCGAGGCCGGCGAGGATGCGGTCGAGGGTGTGTTCGCGGTGGCCGGTGGCGAGGATGACGGCGTCGGTGGTGAGGCGGCTGCGGGTGTTCTGCTGGGTGTGTTCGAGGTGAAGTTCGATCTGGGTGGTGGAGATACGGCCGGCGGTGCGGACGGTCACGCCGGGGGTGAGGACGGTGTCGGGCCAGCCGCCGTGGAGGGTGCGGCGGTAGAGCTCGTCGTGGATGGCGGCGAGGGTGTCGGCGTCGATGCCTTTGTGGAGTTGCCATTGGCCGGCGAGCAGGCGGTCGCGGACGTTTTCGGGGAGGGCGTGGAAGTAGCGGGTGTAGTCGGGGGTGAAGTGTTCGAGGCCGAGTTTGGAGTACTCCATGGGGGCGAACGCTTCGGTGCGGCCGATCCAGTGGAGTCGTTCGTGGCCGGTGGGGCGGTGGCGGAGGAGGTCGAGGAAGACTTCGGCGCCGGACTGTCCTGATCCGACGACGGTGATGTGGCCGGCGGTGAGGAGGGTGTCGCGGTGGGTGAGGTAGTCGTCGGCGTGCAGGACGGGGACGCCGGGGGCGTCGGCGAGGGGACGCAGGGGGTCGGGGATGTGGGGTGTGGTGCCGATGCCGATGACGACGTTGCGGGTGTGGGTGCGGCCGAGGGCTTCGGCTTCGCCGGCTGTGTCGAGTTGGGTGTAGTCGACTTCGAAGACGTCGCGTTCGGGGTTCCAGCGGACGGAGTCGACCTGGTGGCGGAAATGGAGTCCGGGGAGTTGGTCGGCGACCCATCGGCAGTAGGCGTCGTATTCGGCGCGTTGGATGTGGAAGCGCTCGGCGAAATAGAAGGGGTAGAGGCGGTGGTGGGTTTTGAGGTAGTTGAGGAAGGTCCAGGGGCTGGTGGGGTCGGCGAGGGTGACGAGGTCGGCGAGGAAGGGGACCTGGATGCGGGCGCCGTCGAGGAGGAGGCCGGGGTGCCAGTCGAAGCGGGGGCGTTGTTCGTAGAAGACGGCGTCGATTTCGGCGAGGGGGTGGGCGAGGGCGGCGAGGGAGAGGTTGCTGGGGCCGACGCCGATGCCGACGAGGTCGCGGGGGGTGTCGGCGTCGGGGTGGGGCGTGTTCATGCGGGGGTGTTTCCTTCCACCAGTCGCAGGAGGGCGGTGAGGTCGGCGGGCCGGGTGTGGGGGTTGAGGAGGGTGGTCTTGAGCCAGAGCCGGCCGTCGAGGCGGGCCCGGCCGAGGACGGCGTGGCCGTGGATGAGGAGGCGGCGGCGGATGTCGGCGACGGCGTTGTCGGTGGCGTGTGCGGGCCGGAAGAGGACGGTGCTGAGGGTGGGTGGGGCGTGGAGCTCGAGGCCGGGGTGGGCGGTGATGAGGTCGGCGAGTTGCCGGGCGTGGTCGCAGACCCGGTCCACGAGGGCGCCGAGGCCGCTGCGGCCGAGGGTTTTGAGGGTGACGGCGATCTTGAGGGCGTCGGGGCGGCGGGTGGTGCGCAGGGAGCGGCCGAGGAGGTCGGGGAGGCCTGCTTCGGTGTCGTCGTCGGCGTTGAGGTAGTCGGCGTGGTGGTGGAGGGCGGTGAGGTCGTGGGGGTCGCGGACGGCGAGGAGTCCGGCGGCGACGGGTTGCCAGCCGAGTTTGTGGAGGTCGAGGGTGACGGTGTGGGCTGCTTCGAGGC contains these protein-coding regions:
- a CDS encoding bifunctional metallophosphatase/5'-nucleotidase yields the protein MSLNRRKFLKKSAVTGAGVAIAGAVAAPSAQAAAAKLPGKPVKQPKRYALTVMGTTDLHGHVFNWDYFKDAEYKDAAGNAQGLARISTLVNGIRAEKGRENTLLLDAGDTIQGTPLTYYYAKVDPITAKGGPVHPMAQAMNAIGYDAAALGNHEFNYGIETLRKFESQLRFPLLGANAVDAKTLRPAFQPYVIKTFCVKGAPPVKVAVLGLTNPGIAIWDKAYVQGKLAFPGLEEQAAKWVPKLKSLGADVVIVSAHSGSSGTSSYGDQLPYVENSAALVAQQVPDIDAVLVGHAHVEIPELKVVNAKTGKTVVLSEPLAYAERLSVFDVELVFEKGRWSVESVSSKVLNSNSVADDPKITKLLGDEHAKVVAYVNQVVGSATETLTTVEARFKDAPIIDLITKVQEDVVKAALAGTSYASLPVIAQASPFSRTSEIPAGQVTIRDLSSLYVYDNTLVAKLMTGAQVRAYLEYSAEYFVRTAAGAVVDTEKLTNAAGRPDYNYDYVSGLSYDIDIAQAAGSRIRNLTYNGAALDDAQQFVLAVNNYRANGGGAFPHVASAQELWSESTEIRTRISEWVTAKGVLDPKDFASVDWKLTRDGTPVF
- a CDS encoding branched-chain amino acid ABC transporter permease; amino-acid sequence: MTTNIPTQKSTDAVKTPTGDTAPLIPLPAALARVLTLAGSAVALAGTFLAWTWTDEFPGNLTITGYPGGLQVLTLIGAALTILFALSGYGIRGLRWLTPGGTHSPARATSLGVLGATGYALGAISYVLGGVVNLEPGAWVSAIGALIAALGAFALPADVPRDADDATNPWARFRHSLAAPEPGRAKELPSWAEILIISTAFGIGLYVFSFGIGIDTDNPELFIGFLIITGFSFTALTRAGLLKRLSALTAKYRTVTLTAAFVAAICFPFTQTNDQFALIGANILIFATVALGLNVVVGLAGLLDLGYVAFLGVGAYAAALVSGSPQSSIGVQFPFWAAVLTGAAASLIFGVLIGAPTLRLRGDYLAIVTLGFGEIFRITMNNLNGNSGPDVTNGSNGIPNIPDLEIFGFDLGIPHDVLGQELTRSGNYYLLMLLCTLVVVTVFRRSADSRIGRAWVAIREDETAATAMGINGFRLKLLAFALGASLAGLAGTVQAHVSYSVTPEQYQFAGSVPPNSAFLLAAVILGGMGTISGPLVGAALLYLIPAKLQFMAEYQLLLFGVALMLLMRFRPEGLVADRRKQLEFHETGQLDVPDDKGLPETATGVAKAGA
- the pyk gene encoding pyruvate kinase, which gives rise to MRRAKIVCTLGPATDSYDQLKALVEAGMDVARFNLSHGTHAEHEERYRHVRKAADETGHSVGTLADLQGPKIRLGHFAQGPVLLEREDTFTITVEEGIAGDTTHCGTTHAGLADDVTPGERILVDDGKVTLEVTHVDGPRVHTRVVEGGVISDHKGLNLPGIAVSVPALSKKDEDDLRWALRTGFDVIALSFVRSGRDILDVHRIMDEEGRRLPVIAKVEKPQAVENIDEIVAAFDGVMVARGDLGVEMPLEQVPIVQKRAIKLAKRNAKPVIVATQMLDSMIEHSRPTRAEASDVANAVLDGTDAVMLSGETSVGKHAVQTVRTMAKIVTAAEEDLLAKGLPELTENNKPRTQGGAVARAAAEIGDFLGAKFLVAFTQSGDTVRRLSRYRSPIPVLAFTPEPATRSQLSLTWGVETFLGPAVASTDAMVDQVDELLLRYGRCEKGDVVVITAGSPPGVAGSTNLVRVHHIGEDDSPR
- a CDS encoding ABC transporter ATP-binding protein, whose amino-acid sequence is MTTTTTTATTTTVLDASGVTMQFGGLTAVRSVDLTVNSGEIVGLIGPNGAGKTTFFNCLTGLYIPTTGTVSYKGTVLPPKPHLVTQAGIARTFQNIRLFANMTVLENVLVGRHTRTHEGLWSALLRLPSFKKAEDASRERAMELLEFTGLAAKADHLARNLPYGEQRKLEIARALASDPGLLLLDEPTAGMNPQETRAAEELIFAIRDQGIAVLVIEHDIRFIMNLCDRVAVLVQGEKIVEGPAEVVQADERVIAAYLGTPFEGAPGAEEVAEVEAAEAAEAHSTTEGDEK
- a CDS encoding ANTAR domain-containing response regulator; amino-acid sequence: MTAPESPQPVDAPDDDKSHVPPLTTRVVIAEDEALIRLDLKEMLEEEGYSVVGEAGDGEQAIELAREHKPDLVILDVKMPKMDGISAAEKIAEERIAPVLMLTAFSQRDLVERARDAGAMAYLVKPFSKSDVVPAIEMAVSRFTELRELENEVADLTLRLETRKLVDRAKSILQTEYGLTEPAAFRWIQKTSMDRRMSMQQVAEAVIQDAEEKKADKA
- a CDS encoding lysine N(6)-hydroxylase/L-ornithine N(5)-oxygenase family protein; its protein translation is MNTPHPDADTPRDLVGIGVGPSNLSLAALAHPLAEIDAVFYEQRPRFDWHPGLLLDGARIQVPFLADLVTLADPTSPWTFLNYLKTHHRLYPFYFAERFHIQRAEYDAYCRWVADQLPGLHFRHQVDSVRWNPERDVFEVDYTQLDTAGEAEALGRTHTRNVVIGIGTTPHIPDPLRPLADAPGVPVLHADDYLTHRDTLLTAGHITVVGSGQSGAEVFLDLLRHRPTGHERLHWIGRTEAFAPMEYSKLGLEHFTPDYTRYFHALPENVRDRLLAGQWQLHKGIDADTLAAIHDELYRRTLHGGWPDTVLTPGVTVRTAGRISTTQIELHLEHTQQNTRSRLTTDAVILATGHREHTLDRILAGLDPYIRRDNSERPRIDAHFRLVLDPSITATGCNVHVQNAERHTHGVGAPDLGLAAWRSATILNALTEKETYPLPTRTAFTTFGLEQPQPSPRVPTARQAPTLTPLVDRR
- a CDS encoding ABC transporter ATP-binding protein — protein: MTALLEVEDLRVAYGKIEAVKGISFKVAAGEVVTLIGTNGAGKTTTLRTLSGLLQPLGGQIKFDGKVLNKIPAHKIVSLGLAHSPEGRHIFPRMTIEDNLRLGAFLRNDKEDIEKDIQRAYDLFPILGERRKQAAGTLSGGEQQMLAMGRALMSRPKLLMLDEPSMGLSPIMMQKIMATIQELKSQGTTILLIEQNAQAALSLADHGHVMEVGKIVLSGTGQKLLHDESVRKAYLGED
- a CDS encoding branched-chain amino acid ABC transporter permease; this translates as MHELPQQLANGLILGAMYGLIAIGYTMVYGIVQLINFAHGEIFMVGGFGALTVWLILPGGFALGAAIPLMILGGVVVSVAVATAAERFAYRPLRTAPRLAPLITAIGLSIVLQQAVWMWYPDAKKDRPFPQFDGGPIDVLGANIQRGDLFVLIAAPLCMVALGFFVTKTRSGRGMQATAQDPDTAKLMGINTDRIIVMAFAIGAAFAAIAAVAYGLKNGQVGFRMGFLMGLKAFTAAVLGGIGNIYGAMLGGLVLGVAESLATGYIGDIPGMDLFGGGAWKDVWAFALLILVLLFRPQGLLGERVADRA